Within Anopheles ziemanni chromosome 2, idAnoZiCoDA_A2_x.2, whole genome shotgun sequence, the genomic segment CCGCTGAATCATCAGCTCAGTACCGTACTGGACCTGAAACTATGGATCAGGAAGAAACTGTCGAAATACCCGAGCCAAGAGCTGTTAAGCGACGCAATGTAGATGTTGATGGGAACGAAATACCGGATTCCAAGCGGAACAAAGCAGTCCCGGAGGTGGAGAGAAAGCAAGCTGCTCTGCTCTTTATCCTTCACTTCCATGAGTATCTCATTACTCTCTTTGGCATTCAGGACAAAACTCACATCGGTGATGTAGCTGATTTGACTTCCATGCTTGTTACTGCTCACAATTACAATCGCCAATCTGTTAATGGAGTGGGAGGATTGAGAGATTTGTTTACTGATGAGTTTGTTTTCAAGGCCAATAACAAGATGGTTCAAGGAAAGACCATTGCCAAGGAGCTCAAGAACTTGGCTGAAAGGTACGGGTTCAAGTACTCCCGAAACGAAGAGGACCGCAAGAATATCGGAACATTGTCGTCGATCCTGTCACTGGTTGGAGGATATCGCCACAGACAAAATGAAGTGCGTCTGGGAAATGTGGTGATCGTGAAGACCAAAGGAGGAAATGAGGAGCAGATAATGGAGTTACATCGATTTGGCCTAAACAACACTCACGCTCCTTTCTTAACCGGCTGCAGCTACACCCCATCTTTGCAATCATCGATGAAGCAGTCGTTTGGGTCCATGACAGTGCTGATAAATTTGGTCATGAACAGCGAAGAAAAGTACGCAAAGGCCTGGAAAGACGCGTTCTGCCAAGCCTTTAAGTTAGTTCCGAGTGTAGAAGCAATGGCGAACTTGTTGGCAGGGTCAAAAGGAAAGTATTCAGCACTCATTCGAGCACTGGGAGACTTGTGTCACTTTGGCATCACTCGTTCTTCTAACAAGGCCTTTATCCCTGCTGCAATGCTGCTGAAAGTGAATTCTTCAACAAACTCGGTCTACAAGTCAAAGTTCGAACAAGTCCTCAGGGGCTATAGTTTCACTTTGCCTCTTGATAGCTTTGGAGAACCATTGAAGAATCTTGACTTCTCCGGACATGGACTGCTGAACTTCTGGAACAGATCTTGTCTAGAGACCTTTTCTGTTCGTGGGGACGACGCTTACATGTCCAGAGAAACTGCAGCCCAAGTGAACTTCCATTCAGTGATGGGGTCACAAAAGGAGAACTTGGACCTTCTTGATTGGATGACAGGAGCCAGGTTCCAGACGCGTCGTCAAATGGGTGACTGCTTTACGAAGAAAGGTGAATCTGGGAAAAGCGTTGCCTTCAATCCAATTCCGTTCATGCACTTTGCCAAATTGGCTAGTGCTGCTCAGACGGATTTTATCAGAGGTGGCAAGGGCCAAGTGTCTCGTGCTCCAGTCTTCTCTGGAAAATGCAGAGTGGAAGTTGATGTTGACTCTGAGCTGTTCAGAATCTTGAAGACTTCCAATGAAACTTACGGATCTTTCGGTCTGATGACAGACGATAGAGCCATAGCGATCGTAAATGGAGTGAAGACAACGATCAACACGCGCCTTGTATCAGAGAAGATGATCAAGTATGGCACAACGCAGTTCTACAAGCCATGTGCCGAGAGCGAAGGAAAGGAGTATGGAGAAGCTGTCGAGATGCCCAACACACTCAGACCCCGTTTCTTCTATCAGCAAGAGTAATATCTTCcaattttattcattcttttATTACGACTGCAATcaaccaaaaataaacatgacATCACTTTCTCTCGTAACTACTCCTCTATGTGTTGCCGATGGCAAGAATGAGAGAGAGTAGTGACCACACAAAGATAATGAACTTTGTGAATTGAGAAGTGTGACCTAtatatgttttaaaagtttCCAGGTGTTGTAGTCCGGTGGTCAATACGTCAATTCTCTGTACTAGAGAGTATGAAGCGAAGCGACTCAgtttcatttttgggaagccAGTCTTCCAAGAAGAGTGTTCGAAAACGTAAGAAGTTAGCTCCCGTGAATAAAGTGACAGATAAGCCGCAAAGATTTAAGAAGTCGATGTATGTATGCGgagattaaaataaacaataaacaaaagtcGTTGTGTGCGATATAGACTCACAACCAGGACTCTGCATACACTCATACTTCCACTCAGAAGTGGCTACGAAGAATCTTTAAGGCTACGTACATGTTCTCTTTGCGCATGATTGGCCACCCTCTATTGGTTCAAACGGGCTTCTATAAAGAACAACATTGATTTCAAGGGCTGCACAAGATATGCATTTTCAAAGAAGACAGAGAAATTTTTTACCGATGTACAAAGGTTTTAAAAACGTCAACAtgaaataagaaaagaaagcaagacATGGCTTTTTTCAAGATTATTCGACGATGGATGCCTATCGGAATGGGCAGTCACCAATTATCCTTATGAGACCGCATTACGGGTGAGTATGATactcaacagcattcaaagaAACCTTTTGGAATAGAAGGATGTATATACATACAGCTGAGACGGCTTCCATTATGGATAGAGTAAAGAAGAACCAACATATGGATGGTCCAATATCGATGGACCACAGCACCATATATTGATCGGCCGGCCTGAGAGAGCTGTGCTATGCTATCAgctaattgaattaaaaattcaattcataTGCATGTTATGACAGGAAACCAGCCGACGCATCATATGTCACCCTCACGAAAGGATGTTACCACATTCCATGACGTGTTCCGACGGTCTGAAAGAATGCTTTTCAAGCATAATAGACGACAAATTCGACTTTCTACACAGATATGCCCCCGCCAGAATTCGAAGATATACGCGCGAACTGCGACAGAGTCGAAAACGACATCTCAAAATACGACTAAAGTATGCGAGCCTGGACTCTAGATTTCGAAATCAGACAAAATAATCATACCGCTGACCTGGTAAGCATGTGCTTCACATAATATGATCGTGAACAAGAACAACAATTGTTAGCACACTAAGGAAAACCATGGCTCGATGTGGATAAATATATTGTGGTTAGATAAACAAAGTAATTACATACGCCTTTGGGTCACGGATTTTGGTGTCTATAAAAGACGTTGACGTGGTTAGAGATTGATTACAAATAGCAATTAATTGTAACGCGAATTAAAATGTTCTGTCTCACATTGCTTTTTGCTTTAGCTTCAGCTGCATCATCGGAGCCATAGCTTACGACTGCAATGAATCAAAAATGAACATGACATCTCTTTCCCTGGTAACTACTTCTCTTTGTGTTCACACAAAGTTCATTATATCGAGAAGCGTGGCCTATATATGTTTTAAAAGGGTCCAGGTGTTGTAGTCCAGTGCCCAACTCATAAATTCTCTGTACCAGCGAGTATGAAGCGAAGCGACTCAGTTTCATCTTTGGGAAGCCAGTCTTCCAAAAAGAGTGTTCCAAAACGTGCATGTTCTCTTTGCGTTATACAGAATTGGCCAACCTCAATTGATTCCAACAGGCTTCTATAAAGAACAACATTGATTTCAAGAGCTGCACAAGATATGCATTTTCAAAGAAGACAGAGAAATTCTTTACCGATGTACAGAGGTTTTAAAAACGTTAACATGAAataggaaaagaaagcaagacATGGCTTTTTTCAAGATTATTCGACGATGAATACCTATCGGAATGGGCAGTCACCAATTATCCTTATGAGACCGCATTACGGGTGACCAATTATCCTTATGAGACCGATGTACAGAGGTTTTAAAAACGTTAACATGAAataggaaaagaaagcaagacATGGCTTTTTTCAAGATTATTCGACGATGAATACCTATCGGAATGGGCAGTCACCAATTATCCTTATGAGAACGCATTACGGGTGAGTATGATTGATGATCAACACAAACCGGATGGTCCTTTATACAGAATACCAAGCAGCATTCAAAGCAGCTTGAAAGAATTGGGAGAGAAGGATGTATACAGAGCTGAGACGGCCTCTATCTATTATGGACAGAGTAAGGAACCGACATATGGTGGGAAAGTTCTTGGAGAGTGAAGAAGTGGCCTGGAATACCGGTGAACGGTGACTAGCGATGGTCGCCATAAATCCCTCGCAAGGAAAACTGTACTGGATAACAGCCGATGGGCGCGATAGAATACAAAATTAGAAATAAAAGGCTCGTATGGTCCAATGTTAATGGACCACAGCCCCATATATTGATCGACCGGCCATTGTTACAGTATACATTCAGTGTTAAAGTTACCATATCCACAAGAGAACTCTGCTATGCTATCAGCATCATATGTCACCCTCGCGAAAGGATGTTATCACATTCCATGACGATCGAGATCCCTCGCGATCGCGAACGTGCTAAACCATGAATTCTGCCGATTGACCAGAGACTACCCCAGATGATGCGAACGTGCTAATACATGATTTCTGCATAATGACCAGAGACCATTCGCAGTGTAACACGTCATGCCATCGAAGATCACCcgacgcagcagcagcaaagatATAAAAGGGCTTCGCAAAGATTTAGTCTTTAGTCTTTAGCTAGGTTCAGTCCGAACAGATTCAACCCCGGCCaattaaatgaataaagtttatatttttttataaaacttgTGGAGTAACAATCATAACTTGCATAATCAAACCCCAAAGCTATATAAAGCTAAATAAGGATAAGATTGGTTGCCTTTGCGGTACGGGAGAAAACCGCCCTCCTGGCTAATTGAAAAATGCTGTTCCTCAAGGAGTTTGCTAATACATATGGAGGTCGAGGGTTCACAGCAGTAACTAGGGGTCAGCATGATTTCTGATCCAAGCTATCCCAAGTTTGGATTCTTTGTATTCACATTTGCATGTTACTGCCTCATTACATGTTTGATTGAAACACTCGCAAACAAGGTTTTCCATGGGCTGAATTTTAAGAAGTCGTCTGAACAAACCGATAGTTCTGAGAAACCTCCTGAAGCTAAGAGACTGACGCCATGTCATGAGAACGAGCAATGCAGAATGCCAATGCAggacgagcaatgtatatgcCAAGAAATGGTACAGCTGAGGACAGAGTGTAAACTCTGAAAGACTCATCCAGGATAAAACAGCACAAGATAGTTGGATCTATTCCAAGTAGTAAAGAACCGTCGAAATTTTTTGAATCAATGGTGTGGTTCTGTTTCATGCTAAATATAAcacgttttaattttaaaactacTTTCATAATTTAACACACTTCCAAAGCTCATTTCACGTCGGCTATGTGTGGCCtaatcgacacacacacatacacatggaAAGAACTGTTCTTCTTTCTAAGCTAAGAGGTTAACATGAACCCAAATGTTTTATAAAGATATTTTACCACATTATGTATAGAATCTGATGTTGTATAAGGAAGGCGCTATGCATGCGAAAATACGGTTGCAGATATGTgctttgatttaaaatacaaGTCTTAACGGCTTACCCTTGACAGGTAGGAAAAAAGCATCGAAGATTTTACCAGCTGCTGCTCCATCATTTGTCCGCCCCAAGGTGTTGTTCCATCTCGTCCAACAGCCGGGCACAGTAGATTAAACACAGCGCGTTGTTGTAGTTGATGATGCCGTACTTGTAGTCACCGTTCAGTGGGGAGGCAGGTGACACGAGGGTGAGAATCGATTTGGATGTGCCCGGTAGGGCAGACGTCGAGCAACAGGCACTTCCGTAGGCATCGTTGATCGCCAGCAGATTTGTAATACCATCCGACCGCAGGTGTCGGAATGCGATACGCGTCGACGAAAGTAGCTCGTTCGCTTCGAACACGTACATTTTTAGCAGATAAAACAAACCCACACTGAACCGGGTCAGCATGAGCCAGTTTTCGACGATCAGCTCAACACTTCGACGTGGGTCGATCACTCCGGTGACCGGGGTTTCTCCTGCCTGCTGCGCCAACTGTAGAATTGTCCGTACGATCGTGTGATAAAGTTGTTTCTCGTGCCAGTCAGCGTTCATGATGGAGGGATAGAGGCGGATATCGATAGAGATGACGTTGTTTTGCACCATCGGGACTAGTTTGTCTTTGGGCAAGGGATCCGGATTGATGGCTATCGATCGGTACAGATCAACGATATCGTTCAGGAGCCGAAGGTGAGTGATAAGTGCGTAGTAGGAATTTTTCACCCGCTCTACCGCCTTCCCCACGGCGAAGGAAAGCTCTTTTTGCAGAGTATATTGAGTACCGAAGCCATACGGTGCGTCATCTAACAACGCCCTCGGATGCAGTTCCTTGTGGGTAAGTGTTACGTGATCTAAACGATCCCGGAGATATTGATGCTGTTCGATCGAGCGCGACTCGGTTAGCGACGATTGTACCCGCTCGTTGTACGTGCCGTGGGATTCTTTATGGTAGATGTTCGTTCCACCGGTTACATTTTTACCCCTTACGATCCGCTCGGTGGCGCGTATCGGTGTGATGCGGTAGTGTGTGAAAAACATATCAATAATGGTTTCCTTAAATATAATCAGTCTTTCGTCTTCACAGGGATCATTGGCATCATAGAAACGGATATTACTCTCGATGACCTCCGTTTGCCAGCGGACGAACTGGCTCGCACACACATGCATTTGCTCTAGAAAGGCCTCCGGAATGGTGGTGGGATCAAACAGGGTGTATGACGAATTTTGAATATTGCTATATATCACATCTAGGTACTGTTCGATGCCAGCTGGTTTGCGGTAGTGTTTGGCGATCAGGTACACCTCCGAGTTGCCCGgtttcgaggtacacggtttGAAGACGTGCAACTCGTCGAAACACATGTTCAGCAGAAAAAGCATGTTGACACTCGAGTGCTCGAAAAGGGTGAACATTTTCAGAATGAAATGTCCACCCGGGGCAAGGATGCTGAGGGCGAGCGTTGCTTCGGCGAAGTGAAGCTTCGAGACCCGCTCTTCCTGCTCCTCCGGAAAGTTGAGACAATCGATCGACCCATCCGCTGTGACGAGGTTAACCTGGTAGGCAAGCGTTATTTTCAAAGGTGTTAGTATCCTGCTATGTGTCCAAAAAGGGGCGCACTTACCTCAGGCCACTGTTTGCTTCTGGCGATGATGTCATCTCGATTTTCTCGTACCATTATGTCACCCGTTCCATCCACGCCGAAGCACCAAGAATCCAACGTATGGCGTATAAACCGATCATCTGGGATCATACTGCCATGGCAGTTTCCTTCGTGGTACGGATTTAGCGTGCAGGCGAACCAGTGCCATCGGATTTTCGGGTGACAA encodes:
- the LOC131283082 gene encoding cap-specific mRNA (nucleoside-2'-O-)-methyltransferase 2, whose amino-acid sequence is MKSHSHHNCSDDDSDILRREKIIHDVRVQFAKKFQFPSTPSSTLLPRVDTLYRCPPYLVPRLQEQKRKLNAVKSRLNDFEIGEWHQHSRKRSSLLPILNELRYRIRAEFVTQAFAKLYECVSAYELVDVALDQLYSVHLCEAPGAFVTGLNHYIRLNCHPKIRWHWFACTLNPYHEGNCHGSMIPDDRFIRHTLDSWCFGVDGTGDIMVRENRDDIIARSKQWPEVNLVTADGSIDCLNFPEEQEERVSKLHFAEATLALSILAPGGHFILKMFTLFEHSSVNMLFLLNMCFDELHVFKPCTSKPGNSEVYLIAKHYRKPAGIEQYLDVIYSNIQNSSYTLFDPTTIPEAFLEQMHVCASQFVRWQTEVIESNIRFYDANDPCEDERLIIFKETIIDMFFTHYRITPIRATERIVRGKNVTGGTNIYHKESHGTYNERVQSSLTESRSIEQHQYLRDRLDHVTLTHKELHPRALLDDAPYGFGTQYTLQKELSFAVGKAVERVKNSYYALITHLRLLNDIVDLYRSIAINPDPLPKDKLVPMVQNNVISIDIRLYPSIMNADWHEKQLYHTIVRTILQLAQQAGETPVTGVIDPRRSVELIVENWLMLTRFSVGLFYLLKMYVFEANELLSSTRIAFRHLRSDGITNLLAINDAYGSACCSTSALPGTSKSILTLVSPASPLNGDYKYGIINYNNALCLIYCARLLDEMEQHLGADK